DNA from Musa acuminata AAA Group cultivar baxijiao chromosome BXJ1-5, Cavendish_Baxijiao_AAA, whole genome shotgun sequence:
ctctatttctttctttttttcctggCAGTGTAACCTACACAGTTGCTCATAGGCACTGTTTTCTTATAGTAACATTAATTTTATACCATGTAACATATCTGTTTCCTTTTGTCTGGTGGGTTGCTTTTACTCCCCTTCAAGGCATCATCTCCATGTTGATGCCACAGCTATTAGGATCTGTACTAAAACAATGACACTTTTCTTGGAGGATGCAGTGTTGGTTTTATCTACACTTTAAATTGACTTAACTGGGTTCTCTAGTGTCAGTCTTTTTATATATATCACAATGTTCAATAGATGTATGAGAAAAGGGTTTTAGAATGCATAATGGTAGCTTAGAGGGTGCAAAATAGGGCTTCGATGTTGCTATTAAATAAGAAGCAATAGATTGCTGCTTACGTGGAATGGGAATAGCAACTCGAAGTAGCTATTTAGCCAAGGGCGTCTTCTGGTCGAGTCTCCAGGACAAAAAGATGAAGAGAACGCCAAATCGAATTTGATCCATAGTGCTTACTTGTTATGGCTTTGGATATGCTTTTGGAAAATTTATTGTAGGTTGACTTTGGCTGATGAGTTATGTCATATTGCTAGCGGAAAATTGATCCAATATACTAACTTAACTAAAGGCACAAAGTTTTTCTTGACATTTCTAAGATTATGTATGTTCCATGTGTTTGATCTTAGTCCTACGGTCTACAACATTTACTTTTTAATGTTTATGTCAAGAACTTATCCCAACTAAAAATAAGTAACTGCTAAATCATTTGCTTGTTTGGAAAGGGGAACTTGATGCACTAAATAGCATGATGAATTTGCCTGTATCTGCTACACCATTGTTATGCTTGGAACCCTCAGGTCATATGGTTTTTTTGTtttggatttttctttttcttcactgTTTAATATTGACCATATTTTTCATCTTGGGGGCTGACTCTTGTTTTTTAGGTAAAGAAATTGCTCCTAGAACGATAAACGATGTGAAGCTCATAAATGCTGGAAAGATTTTGGAGAACAACCAAACAATTGCGGAGTCTAGAACACCAGTTTGTGAACTTCCTGGTGGTGTAATCACAATGCATGTTGTAGTGCGGCCTCCCATGCTTGACAAAACCAATGGTATTTTCATGTGATACCAGTGTTTTGTCTAAAATTTTGTTTCATATTCTTGTGGCTAAATATAACATTCATGTAGTTACTATTCGTATCTACTTCAAATTTTATTCTCAAGTGAAAATTAACCTTAGCATTCATTATGCCATTATCTTGATCATACCATCACTTTTAGTTAACCGTTGACCTTTTAAACGGTCGATTAAGTAGAAGAAATACAGTGGTTAAAATAATGTTTATCAGATGATGTAACATTTTTTATGAAGTTCGATGGACGTAATCAGTCTGCTACCAATCTATCATATGATAACATGCCATTCCTGAATGTCTTTTTTATGTGCACTTGCTGTATGTAACATACAAGTTTTTTTGCTATCTGGAGATGAATTACTTGTTTTAAATGAAAGATATCTTTGTATACCTGATGCAATTATGTGTGCATATCGTACTGCTTCTGTCACTTTCTACTGCCATGTTACAACATGGATTTTGGGCAAATGTGTTTTGTTGCAAACACTGCGACTAGTAGGAGGTTTTGCGCATTTAGTCCAAAGAAATAGATTGCATTTGAGCATCCGACTGATGATGCTTTGAGACACATCTGACTGGCTGGTTACTATTGAGTACTATCTTCTGAGCATTTAAAATTTCTAGGTAATGAGAAAGTTTGCTCTCTTGCTCTATGACTCGATCAGTTCTCGTTTGTATCAACATTCTAATGCTAAATATTCTACTGTAATAAGTTGAATATTCTGCTGCTAATGTAGAATGTCACACAGGTAGTGTATTTTCATCTAATGAGTATACTACAGCACTTTTGTAATCAAAAGAAACCACCACTCAATCTGTAGCAGATTCTACTGCTAATAAGTGGTGGTTTCTTTTAATTACAAGAGTAGTGTAATTCCATTGCCGGTATTAATTTGAATTTTCCGTGTTACAATGAGATGCTGACATGGATGTGTACAAGCTCTTGTTGACATAGTTATTCTACACATTAAAGTTCTCTTCTTTTGTCTGCTAGACTGACACTGGTTTCTCTGTACAGAAAAACAACTTGCCAAGGCCCAAAAGACCAATAGATGTGCTTGCACTATCCTCTGACGCCATGGCATGATGTGATGAATTCTTTCCAATTAGCTATCGGAGGCTGTTTTCAGCTTTGGTTACTTGAATGTGAATTTACTGATTAGTAACTTCAATTTTCACCATCTGGGAATGAACATCATGGTTCAAGTTTCTTGTCGCTGTTGAAGACTTGAACTAATTGTGCGAGGGCGTCAATAGAAGAAGAATGGTATCGTAGTATGCAACTAGTCATGTTTGTGTGAGAATTGAACAATGACATTGTTTGCTTCTTTAGTGTATTGTTGATAGGGTCGAATGATTCTTTTAAGTGTTGGTGCCGCTAGCGAAGCTTTGTGCATGTTACAAGTCTTACAGGTCCATAATTGAAGAGAGACAGTAAAATGCTGAACATAATGTGCCTCAACAAGGATGAatctgtttctatgatttggaaaagaacttTTCTGCTGGTTATGAATACTTAATGGTTTTAATGTTCGATAACTTTCGTCTTCTGTCTCCGAGTAATGAGAGATCATTAAATTGGTCGGTGTTTTGTGGTTTCTTTGTTTAATGTACATATTTATTTGCTCATCTATATGTGGAACTTGGTAATTCATCACTGACATACCAGCAGTCCTACCTTGGCAAAAATGAATCAGATTACATACTTGTGCATGATTTGTAGATTGAAGCTTCTTCTGCTCACACTCATTGACAGGGCCAGAATATGTTTGTGGAATAGAATGATCAAACTCTATGGGAACATCAATGAGATAGAAAAGTTGGGAAAgagtggaattcaagtgtttttgatTTCTGTAAGGTGACAAAATCCAGAATATGGTGATCATCATGTGATTAGAAATATTATCTTCCATATCATTATTTAATTCATGATTTCACAGGCAATAGGTAATTTAATCGTTTCGACTTTAAAAGGTTTGCTAAAAGATATTGCTCTAATCTGATGACGAACCAATCAATATTGGTATATTTGGTAGGGACATTATTCAAAACATTGATCAATTGGATTAGATGCGAGTAACTATTTAGGTTACGTTTCcaaacataattatatttttaatatatatttaagaaAAGAGTTTAAGTAAATATGCAGTTGTGGGATATTttaaatgtttaataaataatattataaagattatattttaaatttgcaTTGACGTAAGTAttgtttagtaaaattatattttaaatttttatttaatattgtgTGATAAATTTGcccttctaatatttttattttttaataaaaataaatacatattttttttatttaaactaataagtaaataaataaatttatgtaatttaaaaaatataaatataaataaataaataaaaatttactaaGTTGAGTTCTTACTAAATCATGTTGACAATCTTATACTTTAAATAATGTCATAAGGTACTATAAAaactttaaaaattatattaacatcctacAAATATTGAAATGTTAATACTATCTTGAGATAACATAGCATTCAAACATTCGGACCAAATACGATTTTAATAAAGTTTATCAAGCATAATTTATATTTGTAATGTGCATTGAGCCTTTAATGCATATTTCAAATAACTTCCCTAAGCTTATTAAACATCTTgacagaacatatatatatatatatatacacacacaaaatgGTATAGTGTAAACAATTGTAGATTTACAAAATACATCTATAAATATAATTCAATCATATAAATATAGAGTTGTAAGCAACATAGTATTTTTACAAAATAGTATTAATTTCATATAAGATTGACTAAAACAATTTAAGTCGATAAATTATATATTAGTTATTTAATCAACTATGATTTCAGTTCTGATTTTAGAGTTCAAGAATCAACTATGTAAAAGACTCACTCCAATTTCAACAAAACATGAACCAAACATGTCAAAATATGGTTATTCTAATTCAAATTCCAGTAAAATTTTGGTTTCAACTCCATCCACATACCACCTAATGCTCAAATGACATTATGTAATTGAACCAgacgatatatattttttactttcaATTGAGCTGTTTCTTTCTCCCGGAAAGAGAAAAACAAATAATTGAAACATACCCAGCATCAATGTACCAATGAAATCTTAGACGATCTACTTTTAATAAATTTTGTTGATATAAAAGAACAACATTTTCTCAAGGATATGTATAGTCCAGAAAGTTATGGTGTGAGAGATGAACAAAGAAGATGAGTTCCTAATCATTCAGGCCCCAGTCATAGGGTTGATATATTACCTTCATCGGAGTTTTTGAAAGCAATTCCAAGATCTCCTCGGATTCTGCCGGATCCAAGTAGTTCACTGCATGCTTGAGTACCTCGAGCTCATTTTTTCCAAAATCCATGCTATACCTAAGGAGGATCATAGGACATTATTTAACAAGTGCAGTGATTTTTGACTGCCTaattcatcattaatgcatgtttTATACAATAAATACACTAAATTTTCTAAAATTGAATGCTGGTGTACTAGTTTCATTTTCGGGTAGAGAAAAAAACGTTTCCCGAACCCAAAAGAAACCTTACCACTGCAAGATCTTGGTTACGGATGCTACCTTGGCTTCAGCATCCACAGACACTCCTCCGTTCCTTATGAAATCACGGGCAGCCTCCATCAGTTCCTTGTCGAGATTTCCTGGTGAGTAGCACCTAAGTGCAGGCCCAGATCTTGTGCCACACACCAAGGCAAAGTGAACCAATGGTTCTGGGTATGGAAGAGCAACCTGATCCACCACAACAAAAAGATTCATGTTTCAAAGAATATATGGAAATTATGCTCTTACTAGATTGGCTATAATTAAAATGGTTAGGTTACAAAAGTAAGAAGGTCCATCCAGATCTGAAACTGGGATAAATTTACTTTTGTGATAGTGTTCCAATGAATATTAGAATTTTTATTGTATGATAGATCATAAAGTTAATATAAATATTTAGGCAATACGTAGGTCCCATGTATGATGATAATCTCATTGCTTGTTGACAATTTCTCCTTAATAATAATTACAATGGAAAGCAGTAGTCTCAAATGTACCATTAGCATTCATATCCTCTCTCAAGCTTTTCAACATGATTCTCAATCTTCAAAATGATTTCATTCTGCAAATACTTCTGTCTCAGTTAAGAGAAGATGAGTGATGAACATACAGAAAGAAAAACTACAGGACCATAATAGGCCAAAATGCCATAATCACACTGTAATCAAGATGTTCCGTCAAAGTTAACCAGTGAATCAACAAAACCTACACTTGAACATGAATGAATGGTAACTTTAGATTGCTCTTAGAAACAGAACTCATACAGATTACATATCCTTCGTTTCAAAATCAGTCCCAGTATGCTCATTAAGTGCACACTGATTTTGCTCTTTGCAAATCCTGAAAGGGCATGCTAAATGTACATTGTACTCCAGGCAAGACAATCTCTATTTCTAGCCACAACTACAACACCAGAATCAGACCCTAAAATTACTAAAACTGTAATCAAAttcagcaaaaagaaaaaaaatcatattaccaTGATGTGTACAGAAGGCTGAACTCGCATCTATTTCTTTCTTCTATTGAAGCAGTATCAAATTAGCTTCTTTCTTTGTCCCTTCCATTTAAAGTTCTAGAAACTAGATCTTGTGACAGTTGCACCATGTTCAATTAATAGACCCTTTGGGTACTAGTTTCACTATGTGCATGTATAAAGGTCACAAATCAAAATATCTTATTCAAGCCAACATCAACGAAGATATCTATTGACAGATCACTATGCAGATATGCTGATACTATGTGGAAAAATTATTTAAAGATATGCATTCAATATTGAGTTCAATATCCAATTAAAAGATTCTCAATTTATCAATCTAGCATTCTAACATTTAGTTCAATATCAATAAAAAGAGGCTGGATAAATATCAATTGAACCGATATTGATTTTCATCATTGCTTCCAAAGACAACTTTGTAGTATTAGGATAAGGTCAAATTCTGCATGTTCAAATAATTCCTTGATGTAAAGAAAAGGACAGGACACTTTTACCTTTAAGCGTTTGTCTTTCTGTCCAAAAGGCTTGGTGAGATTGTATGGTGGCCGTTGATTTCCCCTCAAGATTCCATTGTGGATGGCTGATAGCGAATAGGCACAACCCCCAATGACGTATTTAAAATCACCAAAGAACTTTCTCCTTTCCAAAGCCCCAACAGGATGACCCCACGTCAATATTGCATGGATGGCCATCATGTTATAGAGGTTAATGAAGAAAGCAAGCTTTTCTTCCCGTGACAAGGATTCTAAATCCACCCTCTGAAGCTCTTCAATTATTCTCAAATACCTACAGAACATGCAGTAAAATGGCAACCCATTATTGTTTACAAAGTTCAAGTTCAATTGCAACAAGACTCAATTTGTGATATTAATTTGTATTGACATATGCGCTCATGCAAAGACAAGAAAGGTCCAAAACCGGACTGAAAGACACGTACAGTTTGTTTTAGCAGAATCTGTCATAGAAACCAAATCAATGGATATATGGTAAATATTCTATGCATTTACAGATGCCAACAcaagaaaagaggcaaactaaaggAAGAAACCTAGATCATTTTGTAGAAACCACAAGTTGGAATTAGGCTGCATATGTGTAGGTTTTCAATACTATAACAGATGGATAAATTTGCCAATTCCTTACAAGGATCCATATTCAGAAGCAACAGAAACCTTCAGGAATAAGAAAAGCAAAGTGTACATTGTCAAATTTATAAACAATTTCTGTCTTCTAGACTGTATACAACTTCATTAAGGAATAAAGTATTCATCTTATACTAAAAGCAACCAGCTGCTCAAAAGCTGATAAATCTCAGAAGTATTAACATCACAAAAATATTCTAGTTTGTATTAAAAACAGTGCTACTGCTAACCTTTTGAAttcctcacaactatggattctcCAGTAATCAACATGCTTTCCATCTTCAGACATGTATGCTTCAATGATTGCATAAGATAGAAACCTCAACCTTGATGCTATTTCAGTGACAGGCTTGGGTTTAACTTCGAACATGCCCCTTGGAATATTGTAACATTGAGTCATGATGACTGGATCATGCTCCAAAAACCGATACAAGTGGTTTCCATCCTCAAATATGTTCTCACTGTTTGCACATGAAATTAAAAGATTAATACAAATCATCAAAGTGATTCTAAAGTGCAAATTCTGATCCATTCAGACAGTCAACCACATGTGGGGGAATAATTTTAAATGCCAAATGCTATTGCAGAATTCTTACTCCAAAACATGCCGGAAAAAGTGTTGGCTGACAAGCTTTCTTCCAAATTCCACTGCCTGCATTTaagaaaaaagataagaaaactTGAAAATGtactatatatttgcatgtgcttTTGAAGAGAATAATAATGTGAAATTTGAAAAAACTGAAGTAAATATAACTTATTACACTTTTACTAATAGATTCTATATGTAGCCATAAATGATATGTAAGTTTCCCGATGCATGAACTCTTCGAAGTTGGCTATGCGAGCAAAGAAAAGGCAGTTCATCAATCAtatcaataaaaaaagaaaaaccttCACAATGATGCTACTTCAATAGACAAGAttcaagaaaatatttgatgcacaTAACATTGTTATGCGACTTCAATATGGTTTACATTAAATTgacatattaaaattttttatgttaCTAATTCCAAAAAAGGGCATCCACCCtgcatatcataggctttcaggcTGCTTTGTTCCATGTAGAAGGATATTTGATGAGCGAATGAAACATATAGGTGGTAAATATTTTAGAATTCTTGTTCCTGCAGAGAAAGTGGTCTGTACTTTGTTCCTCTTGTCAGTAGTAAGAAACATCAAAGCAGATATTAAGCCACAAAATATGTCTGGGGACTAACCTCTTCTCTTTCCAAATACTGATCGTCAGACAGAAAATCCACAGCTTCAGACCCAAGAAAACAAATGCTAAACCTTCGCATCTTGTAGAATCTGTCTTTAAGAATGATTGACTCTTTCATTTTCCTGACAACTGAGGCCAACTCATCAACCTTTCCACTGCCAGATTCATCATCTTCACCAGGCAATGGTGGCAAAGGAGCTGTAGGTGGAGGTTCTTCACTGaaaatacctttaattttctCATCAAGCTGTCCTGAATCATTCATAGTCTCAAGTTCAGTTAATCCCCCAACAAGAAAATCATTAAACAACACCTTTGGAACAGCAGAAGATCCTGTGATTTTCTCTAACTCAAACTTTCTAGTAGGGAATATATCTATGTTGATTTCAACAAATCTTAGTCTCTTCTGACGAAATAAAGACCTAACTCGTTTGCAATCTTGGCAACCCAGCCTTGTATACACCATAATTCTGCCCCTCATGGTCGGCCCATCGGTGGAACATCCAAAAACAGTGTCCTCGACATGCCCAGTTTTGCTATCAGTGACCACATTACGCCCAATCTTGATAAAGTTTAGAGGGTTCCATGCTGATTGGTCTCTTACTTTCTGTGAGACCTCTTTCTGTCTGGGATCAGAACTTCCATTATCATGTTTTACAGAACCTTCAGTTTTTTCATCTGTGTCAGCAGTCCCTTCATCATTTTTCCCAGAAAGGCGACGAAGCACTGTGGAAACAGCAATAGAGCCCTTTTCCTTGACAAAGTTTTTCAGTGCAACGGCTTTTTCAGGCCAAGCATTGACTTGCACATCTGGATCAAGATCAAAAGTTTGACTTGAAAATTCCAAATTTGCTTCTAGTTCAGGAGTCTCGGTTCCGTCAAAAACAGGGTCTGTTTCCTTCTCTTCAACAAAAACTTCCTCTGAACCATGTTTTACTTCTTTTAAATCCtttatatccaaatttctacTTTCATGAACCTGATGCTCTGTGCTTTGATCATGCTTTTCCGTTTCATATTCGTGCTGATTCAACCCGTCACGTAGGTTCTCACCCTGAAGTTCAGCACCTTCTTCACTAACATTCACAGATTTAATAGCAACTGATAGgcatccttcaccctctccaagaGCATCACTTGGATCAGTTGCAGAAGTCTCAGGGGTTGATGAGTCAATCAAACTCTTCTCATGTTTGTCGTCGTCCTCCATGGTGCAGAACAGGTGTGCAATCGTGTAACCAAGTAATTCAATCACTGTTCcacctaatcctaatccaaaCTGGCATTCAAAGAACAATTCTGCAAGAGGAAAGAATAAAAATCTTTATTCATTATGCAAGAAGAACAAGAACATATATTGACGAGACAATTTTACTACAGCCATGAACAACTTAGGAACACTTACTGCTAGACCTGAAGTTCCTAAAACTGAATTTATAACCTTGAACAAGCAAAAGAACATATTTGCGACAATGATTCAAGTCTATCAAGTTAATGTCACAGTCATCTCATCGGATCAGATCATGACAAGCATCATCAGAATAAATATAGTATTGGGTATGGTGACCAGAAGAGATACTATTGTTAACTCGGGTCTAAAATTTTGGTATTAATAATTTAGACTTATCGAAATTAATGGGTCAATATATCTAGACAAGAGCATTACTTTTACTACAATGCATGTTAAAAGCTTTAAGAAGCTATTGGTTCACCTAGCAGTCATCAAGCGTGACACTTGAAAGGTTCGAGAAGAATTAAATTACCTGccaaaccaactaaatcaccagtACTCAAAACCATTTGGTATAAAGCTATAATCTCCAATCCAATTTGACATTAATGATACAAAAACCCCACTAGAATCTCTCATCCAACTTGAGAACATCAAGAGTATCATCCATATCCCCGTAAaaagtaaagaaaaagaaaatactaGTAAAAATATTCATTCTTTATAGCAAATAGAAAACCTAAAAGGAAAACAGTAACACAGAAAACCGCCATCTCTAAAACCCCAACACAAAAGATCCGTTCACAACAAACATCAGCAGAAGGCATCGGAGAACGAACCAGCCGACCGGATGTGCTCCCGCGACGACAGAATGGAACAAATCCGAGACCGATGCGCCTAGACCAAGATCGATTGACCAAAACGGAAGTAGAATTCCACAGAAACGAGGACCAAAGGGGAAGATGGATCGGGAGGCGGGGTTAGAAATGCCGCGGATCtacgaaagaagaagaagaagaagagatcggAATCGGAACGAATGGGAGAAAGAGAGACAGTGGTCAACTCGAAGGGGGAGTAGAAAAGGAACGCAAAAAGAGAGATTGTCCGAATAAGAACGGGTCCGAAAGCGGGAATGGCGGGCGAGAACTCGATTGGCCTCGCCCCGGACCCATCGGTCCATTAAATCTACTTTTATATATCAACTGGGCCGGATTAGGCCCACATTAGGTGTAGGATTTGGACTAGGAGACTGCAACGCCTGCTTTGAGATTCCCAAACCGTGATGGTGATGACATAACACGTCGCCTAAAGCTTGTCGGAGGAGGATTTGGACTGCGAGACTGGAACGCCTGCTTTGAGACTCTCCTCGTGAAGGTGATGAAGTAAcacgtcctctctctctctctctctctctctctgtgcaatGGTGACATAATAAAGGGATAGTGGAAGACCATTAAGCAGAACTCCACTGCATTATATTAGTTTCGATCGCCATTTTCATCTAAAGATAAAACCAGTGGAGTCATCATGTCACTGTAATCTAACGCAATAACATTCCAGTGGCCAAATCATCTATAGTGACCTTTCGATGACTGTCGACTCGCTGCTCGCTCATCCCTGCAAATGAATGCTATCTTTACCTTTGCTAGCTTAACTTACGTGACCAGTCCGGTGATCCCCGAGTGCGTGCACTCATGCATGTCTAACGGAAACTGCTATCACACAATTCCCGCCGGTGTTCCTGCACTGGGAAGCTCctatatatgagagagagagtgtgAGAAGGCATTGGAAGTGCAACGCACATCAATCAAGAGAGCATGGCCGTGCTGATCCAAAAACTTGCTGCTATTCTTCTGCTGCTTATGGTTGTGATCTCAGGCGAGGTAGATGCAGCTGCCAGTGACCTGATGAAAGACATGGAGCCAGATACAAAGTTCTTGTGGTGCAGGCACATGTGTGATGATATGATGGGCGTCTGCGTCTACGAGAAGTGCATGATGATTCCCATCGGCCAAGGCCACGGCCGGTGCCATATGCTTTGCGAGGAGTCACATCTCAAGTGCAACCAAGTTTGCATGGAGATGTCATCTGCACCGACGCCGTGATCCAGtcgctctctctttctctctcttcaccAACAAATAAAACTGGGAATCAGGACCAGATGATGTAATAAACATCCTGCGTGTTTCAAACATGATGGAAACAGATGTTTTGCGCCTGCTGTAGTCAATTATATATATCACGTTCATGTAAGAAGAAACCAAACTCTAAAAAGAGGTCATTCATGTGTTTTTATAgatgaactcttttttttttcttttttcaagagAGTAAGAGAACAAAGATAAAATAAACTATGTAACTATTAGTTAACACGATGAAGAAGTAAAATCATGAATGGTACATAAATTCCTGATCCGATCTCACGTTCTCAGGTGAAGTAACCTCAGGTTCAATCGCCAAAACTTGAATCTCTCTTACACAAACCAGTCGAAAGAATCCTTTGGCAATCCAAAAACCATGTGCTTCTCCGGGAGTTGCATGGAAACTCAGCTAGATGAGATGTGCTTTCTTCAGAAAGCGGATGGTTCTGCAATAGTACGGCCATATTGATTCAACGTAATCGAGGTACTTCTCGACAGCCCATGTCACAAATTGTTTGTACTTTCTTCTGGAGAAAGCTCCATAATCCATGTTCTTGATGTCGACAATAGGCTTCACGAAATGGTCCCATAGATATGCTCTAAGCTTTCCTTCGGCTATGAAATTATAGACCAACAGAGAATACCTAGGCAGATTCTTTATCAGCCTAACAGCCTGCATGAAGACGAAAACATATAGAGAACATAGCCCTTGAATGATCTTTATGTAGAGAGCAAATATAAGTGGCCCAAATATCCATAAAGGCATCAATTCCTTCGTCACTTCGGCTCCATAGACCATCTTGACCGTCAGATACCAAGGAATGCTGCAATAAAAAGCAGCTCAATCAGCATATGCAAAACCTTTATTCTAAGTAAACTCTATTTTTCCTGCACATTTTCTTAAAGAAGAGAAAATCCAACTAGCACAGGAATTTTTTAAGAAAGACACCTAGTTAAGCCTGTTACACCAGAAAACTAACATAAACAGCCTCTTGCACTTCTATCAgttgcaaaatgacagccattagAGAGGAGTAGAGACACATCTTAAAGATACAAAAAATCCATAGAATAATACAAACATTACAACACAACAGAAGcgggaagaaaataataataggcaGGAAACTCACCATTCTAGAATCGCTCATGTTATCTATGCTATATATAAAACTGGaaacaattaaataaaaaatgtaaCTTAATGAAAAGGTTGATTGTGGATTATATTGTGCAACAATAGTGTGGATGTCAATGAATAGATTGTTTAATTCACTAAACATGACTATAACCAAGGAAATAATTAATTGCATATCTTTCCTCACATATAACCATCATCAATATAAGGGGCTGAACGGTCGACTGGCAGCCTTACAGATTGACTAATCATCATGGTTTAAATGGGTAGGGGAATTTAGACACAGTTAATTTGCAATACCAGGAA
Protein-coding regions in this window:
- the LOC135673025 gene encoding uncharacterized protein LOC135673025 → MEDDDKHEKSLIDSSTPETSATDPSDALGEGEGCLSVAIKSVNVSEEGAELQGENLRDGLNQHEYETEKHDQSTEHQVHESRNLDIKDLKEVKHGSEEVFVEEKETDPVFDGTETPELEANLEFSSQTFDLDPDVQVNAWPEKAVALKNFVKEKGSIAVSTVLRRLSGKNDEGTADTDEKTEGSVKHDNGSSDPRQKEVSQKVRDQSAWNPLNFIKIGRNVVTDSKTGHVEDTVFGCSTDGPTMRGRIMVYTRLGCQDCKRVRSLFRQKRLRFVEINIDIFPTRKFELEKITGSSAVPKVLFNDFLVGGLTELETMNDSGQLDEKIKGIFSEEPPPTAPLPPLPGEDDESGSGKVDELASVVRKMKESIILKDRFYKMRRFSICFLGSEAVDFLSDDQYLEREEAVEFGRKLVSQHFFRHVLDENIFEDGNHLYRFLEHDPVIMTQCYNIPRGMFEVKPKPVTEIASRLRFLSYAIIEAYMSEDGKHVDYWRIHSCEEFKRYLRIIEELQRVDLESLSREEKLAFFINLYNMMAIHAILTWGHPVGALERRKFFGDFKYVIGGCAYSLSAIHNGILRGNQRPPYNLTKPFGQKDKRLKVALPYPEPLVHFALVCGTRSGPALRCYSPGNLDKELMEAARDFIRNGGVSVDAEAKVASVTKILQWYSMDFGKNELEVLKHAVNYLDPAESEEILELLSKTPMKVIYQPYDWGLND
- the LOC135673024 gene encoding membrane-anchored ubiquitin-fold protein 3-like, with protein sequence MAGEDLIEVKFRLFDGTDIGPSKYDPTTTVASLKETILARWPQGKEIAPRTINDVKLINAGKILENNQTIAESRTPVCELPGGVITMHVVVRPPMLDKTNEKQLAKAQKTNRCACTIL